The sequence ATGAAAGTGAAGACGTAGTTCAAGGCCCTTCAAACCCTGTTCCCCaacctacctatcatctctcatatGCTATCGCAATGCtaactcctgcctctgctccgcCAATGACACCAGCCTTCACTGCCCCCTCATTAAGTTttcaagcaccttcatgctttctcccatgctgctcctcatGCATGAGGAGCTCCCCAACAACATCCATAAAGCCACCCCATTGtactccttcaaatcccttcttcttTGCTGTGGTGCTGTTACCCCGGAATTGAGGGGTATGTTACACCAGAATTCGACCACACTAATTGCAGCCATAGtgtgtgcattcagccaccatgaattaataaaatagaacaccacatagttaagggttaatttggacAAGGAGGGCTTTTGAGGCAAGGTCAAATACTAGCTACAGgcttgcagtttctgctaatcagaataggaggaggggagaaaagattCAACAAACTTGGAACGGGGGTCACGTGGGACCAGGTGTCTCACTTTACGGCCCGTTGCGAGGGCCATGGCAGCACCTGTGTACCCGGCCTGGCTCGGGGGCTTGGCCACCAAGCAGCAGAGGTGGGTCCCCACCATGCGCCCCACCCGCCCCCTGGTGCTGGCCAACCAGGTGGCGAACCGCCGCCTGCACCTGGGAGAGGCAATGTGTACCACAGAGATGTCATTACCGATGGCTTGCTGGAAGCAGAATGAGTTCAGCGATGCAGCTTGTGCCAAGGAGATCCAGACATTCTATGACTGTGTGGCAAAGACAGATGCGGAGCACAAAGAAAGACTTAAACAGGAGTCCCCGGGCCAGATGGGAAACTTATCTCCAAAGACAGTGAACAAACtactgagaggtttcagagtaacagccgtgttagtctgtattcgcaaaaagaaaaggagtacttgtggcaccttagagactaaccaatttatctgagcatgaacgaaagctcatgctcaaataaattggttagcctctaaggtgccacaagtactccttttctttttgaaactaCTGAGAAGGTTCCCTAATAGCACAGATGATTTTTAAAGGAAGACTTGCTTTCCCAAGTAACTGGAGACCAGTAGCTGAAACTGGTATCATCTTTGGAGAAGAAGTTAAAATAATGATCAGCGAGCATTTGGGGCTGATGGTGGCTGCCAGCATTCCTCAGGGGTTCTTGACTTGAAGATTTCTTTGCGGGTGGGGCCACTTTCTCCATTAGCTGAGATTGTTCTATGGGGTCACAGGGTCTTGTGATAACAGGGTGGATGTTTGCTAAGTGTTACTCAATCAGCCATAATGTGGTCTTGAGTCTTGCTTCATTGTGAAATAAAGCCTTCTaaggaatgaaataaaaataaataaaaaaataaataagaaagaaaataagtggatGGAGACTTTGAGCTTCGGTGCCTTTGGTGTAGAAGCTTATTATGGCTAAGACTGCTAGGAATGTTTTGTTGATAACTAGTTGACTGAAATTAGAAGAAGTAATGACCCATTGGGGGTTGCTATGAGATATGGTTCTGTAAAAATTTAGTGATAAAAAAAGACTAGATAATAGACCGTACTTTGGAGCATTTTGCTGAAGCTATCATGAGACACGTTTTCCTGATACCATACTCCCCGGCAGGGAAGCGAGCGGTCATTGCTGACCTGCTGCTAATTACTCAATACCATCTCAGATTCTAGGCAATTATTTTGGATGTCCTAAACTTATTGCTCATGTGTGTGCGCACTTAAATCTAATAAATAGTAGTTTTAGATAAGAGCACGCTTCCTTGTATCAATATTTCATCAGATGGAAGCATTGTGTTCCCACTGATTTATTCCTAAAACCACCTGGAGTGAAAGAGTTAATCCGCAGCTTTGGATTCTGAAAACCTTGGGTAACAATGCCTAGAAAAGCAACTTGATAATGGCTAGACAGCTGATATGCTGATAGAGCTATCATACTGACCAGTATTATCTCATCGTTGCCTTGTGCTCATTCATCTAATCACCTGTTGTCTCATGTCTTgtacttagactgtaagatctttgggacaaggatcatttttttgttttgtttgaaaggTACCCAAACAATGGGATCCTAGCCCATGACTGGTACTCCTAGGTGATTCTGCAATGCTAGTTATTAATATGAGTGAAGAGTGCTAAAGAATTACTATTTTACTGGCAGGGCAGTCTAATGGATAAGATATAGGACAGGGAATCAAGAGACCAGCGTTCGAATCCCAGCTCTTACGCGACTTTagccaagtcacttcatctctctgtgcctctgtttaccTTCCCATCTTTTGTCTGTTTGGTCTCTTTACACTATAAGCTTTTCAGGGGAATgactgtctcttcctatgtgtttgcaTACTACCAACCACACTGTATGTACTACAGTGATGCGTATACCAAATTATATAAAATGACTTTCAAATAAAGCTAAAACATAACAGTTATAATGTTATAAAGGATTCTCAATAAAGGGATCTGAGGACCTACCTGCTCCTTCATATGCTCAAGGAAAAGATTTGCAAAAAACTAGACAGTGGTGTGAACATACATACCGCTGATTCAGATTCTTCTTTTGGAGCTGCTCTCTTTAATTTCACAACAGCAGCTCCTGCTACTGGGGTCAAAGGTGGCAACTTCAGATTAGCCAATATACTATTAGTCACTGGAACACTGTTCTGTTTATCCTTATTCTTCCCAGTTTCCAGTTTAGCCTCCTGTGATAAACTGGAGGCTGAAATGTATGTTGAGGAGTTTGAAGGAACAGATAATCTCCTAAAAGTATCAGCAGTGATTCCAGCTGGAGGAGGTTTTAGGCTATCAGTAGCTCCGTTTTCTGTCTTTTTCACTTTTATACTTGTACTTGTTGAACTGCCATCAAATACAATTAGTGGCCGTTTCCGTAAGCCTTCCACAGTTGTAACACTGAAAATACAAGTTTTAAAGTTCTCAGAAATACAAACTAGATCATCAAGAGTTCAGTTAATAACTCAAGATATATGCAATGTAAACAGAcaattcaaaaaattaatctagCCCAACCTGGCAATATTTGTCAGTCATTTTCCTTAAACTGTTTTACTCGCtccaatttaaattaaagcaATTGCTTCAAAAATATCAAGCTACCCTATTTAAACTCATTCCAAACAATACGACTGTCCAATTTAGCAGAGCCTTAATATTTACAGTTATTTACAGTTTACAGTTATTTTAGGATTCGACAGTATCAAAAGAGATACAAGGTATTCCAGATATAAGGCAAATATCTGAGGAGCTGTGAATTGGCCTCTTCGTTTAAGTTGAAATTCACCGTCAATTTGAAATTTTATAAAAATCACTGTTAACATCTGCATTTATTCATGATTCTTACAGTGAGAAAGCCCAAATGGGGACTAGACAGACAATTAGTGAAAATAtttagcaaaaaaacccaacccctatTTCTGAAATAAATTGTTCCTGAGCCAAAACAGCAGGCCTAATTTATTTTTTGCTGGAATTGCTCATGCTTTTGAATCTACATGCAATCAAGTCTggctaattaaatattttatttataaatagagAAACACTGTCAAATTGTGTATATCCAAAAGATAATTCAAAAGGCAAACAAACAGCATACGTGGCAAAAAAGTTAACATATGATTTTAACATAACTGTCCTTTTATGCACACTGAGGTAAGGACTAAAAGCATTCTAATCCTCAGGGACATGGAAAAGAATCAACAGGAAACCTGAAAATCTGTAAATTAATGAATAGATTCCAACGTCAACCATTCAATTTACTGATTTTTCATTTGTGACAATACCTTATATTTGTGATACAGTTCATAGAAGTTGTCCAAATAAAGTGTTACTTTATAACATAAGTATCACTGAGGTGGCTATACATGAGTGGTTTAGAGATACATGgttatttaaatgtaaataagAATGAATATACTTTACATACAATCATGTTTAATACCCAGGTCATGACACCCATCTGATTCAATTACATCATCATTAGAATAGCCACTAAACATGGAGTTGCTGATAGcctttaaatgcaaaaataaatgaaattccAGAGATCTGCTGTGTGATGATAGCACTTACCGacgtttctttaaaaatgaaaggaacaACAGCTGAAGAGTGCACATGCATCCATGCTCACAGGACAACATTAACTGACCGTGCATCAAAGCTGGCCATTCGGATTTGCCCTTCATTATacagcaattgtgtttaatgatTCCATTAATTTAACACTTAAATGAGCAAAATACGTAAAGAGCCTAATAAAAGCAACCTACCCACACAAATGAAGAGAGTTAATCTCTACCACTCACTTTGGATTTTTCCTTGCAACTTTTATTCCTGACAACAGCACCCTAATCTTGAATGCACTCCATAACAGTTATCTTCAAAGTCCACCCCCAATAAACCAGTATACAAAGCTATAGTATctgtttcagtctctttccttAACATGCTTAAAGATGTAGCAGATATTCCTTAGTTAAGGATTGCTCTTTAAGTACTCCATGTTGTGGATACTGACACTCAGGAGCTACATATATGTTTAGGTAGGATATTTGGAATTTACTATTGTGGGGATCACTCATATTGTATTTCTGAGGAGTAACAGCACCTTTGTTATCACAAATGACAGAGTGATATCTTATTTATAAGATATTCCTAAAGAAGCCACTAAAGCAGGAAACTTCTTCTGGGCAATCAGGTAACTCTCTGTTTCTGCAGAATTTCAGTTTCCACTCAAAAACAATTCAATGTGTAATCTTTAAAGTTGTGAAGATTACCTGCTGAATGTGAACAAAATGCAAACTGATGTAGTGTTGTCTTCCTGAGCCTG is a genomic window of Natator depressus isolate rNatDep1 chromosome 1, rNatDep2.hap1, whole genome shotgun sequence containing:
- the C1H2orf49 gene encoding ashwin isoform X2; protein product: MAAQGAARGGGGGWVNSDLLLHPELLSQEFLRLTLEQKNILVENSAKIDKDGLTNLYVQHAIPLPQRDLPKSRWGKMMEKKRELNETKNESKSVTTVEGLRKRPLIVFDGSSTSTSIKVKKTENGATDSLKPPPAGITADTFRRLSVPSNSSTYISASSLSQEAKLETGKNKDKQNSVPVTNSILANLKLPPLTPVAGAAVVKLKRAAPKEESESANDLKPTEAKKKIQHVTWP